Proteins encoded within one genomic window of Setaria italica strain Yugu1 chromosome IV, Setaria_italica_v2.0, whole genome shotgun sequence:
- the LOC101757182 gene encoding uncharacterized protein LOC101757182, whose product MIWHLRRCIFPLVLQTPPRLPASQATPLFFLHRHRAISSAASTISPKPFVVEDYLVATCGLSRAQALKASKKISHLKSPSKPDAVLAFLAGLGIPRADVARLVAGAPRFLCARVERTLAPRVAELGGLGLSHPQLARIIPYFYTSRCSSLRRTVGFWLEVFGSFNKLLQALRMNRGILSVDIEGVAKPNLAFLQQCGIGACEIPGMNLYSSRLFIMNPKSLQEAAEWVEELGLKRGSRMFRRALALVAFMSKEDVTRKLELFQKFGFSQDQVLVIVRKAPLVLPLTEEKIRRVMHFLMRDIGLEAPYIVQRPALFMYSLERRLLPRHWLLKVLREKGLLNVAVDYYYTAKLAERIFLQKFMHPFKDRVPGLADDYASRCSGKAPSGAALQEI is encoded by the coding sequence atgatcTGGCACCTGCGGAGATGCATCTTTCCTCTTGTCCTTCAAACCCCACCCCGCCTCCCGGCCTCGCAAGCTACTCCGCTCTTCTTTCTCCACCGCCATCGCGCTATCTCCAGCGCCGCATCCACCATCTCCCCCAAACCCTTCGTCGTCGAGGACTATCTCGTCGCCACCTGCGGCCTCTCCCGAGCCCAGGCCCTCAAGGCGTCCAAGAAGATCTCCCACCTCAAGTCCCCCTCCAAGCCCGACGCCGTCCTCGCCTTCCTCGCCGGCCTCGGCATCCCCCGCGCCGACGTCGCGAGACTCGTTGCCGGCGCCCCGCGGTTCCTCTGCGCCAGAGTGGAGAGGACCCTCGCTCCTCGCGTCGCCGAGCTCGGAGGCCTCGGCCTGTCGCATCCCCAGCTCGCGCGCATCATCCCCTACTTCTATACCTCGCGCTGCAGCTCCCTGCGCCGCACAGTGGGTTTCTGGCTTGAGGTCTTTGGCTCCTTCAATAAGCTCCTGCAGGCCCTCAGGATGAACCGCGGTATCCTCAGTGTTGACATCGAGGGTGTGGCCAAGCCCAACTTGGCCTTCCTCCAGCAATGTGGGATAGGTGCCTGTGAAATTCCCGGTATGAATTTGTACTCCAGCCGGCTGTTCATTATGAACCCCAAGTCTCTCCAGGAAGCCGCCGAGTGGGTGGAGGAGTTAGGCCTGAAGCGGGGATCGCGGATGTTCCGCCGTGCACTTGCTTTGGTTGCTTTTATGAGCAAGGAGGATGTCACTAGGAAATTAGAACTGTTTCAGAAGTTTGGCTTTTCACAGGATCAAGTGCTAGTAATCGTGAGGAAGGCGCCACTTGTTCTGCCCTTAACTGAGGAAAAGATTCGGCGAGTTATGCATTTCTTGATGAGGGACATCGGTCTGGAGGCACCGTACATTGTGCAAAGGCCAGCGCTGTTTATGTATAGCCTTGAGCGCCGGTTGTTGCCCCGGCATTGGCTGCTCAAGGTTCTGAGAGAGAAGGGATTGCTGAATGTTGCTGTTGACTACTACTACACAGCCAAGTTGGCTGAGAGGATTTTTTTGCAGAAGTTTATGCATCCCTTTAAGGACCGCGTCCCAGGCCTCGCTGATGATTATGCTTCCAGATGTTCTGGGAAGGCTCCAAGTGGGGCTGCTTTGCAGGAAATCTGA